Proteins from a single region of Budorcas taxicolor isolate Tak-1 chromosome 11, Takin1.1, whole genome shotgun sequence:
- the PPP6C gene encoding serine/threonine-protein phosphatase 6 catalytic subunit, whose translation MAPLDLDKYVEIARLCKYLPENDLKRLCDYVCDLLLEESNVQPVSTPVTVCGDIHGQFYDLCELFRTGGQVPDTNYIFMGDFVDRGYYSLETFTYLLALKAKWPDRITLLRGNHESRQITQVYGFYDECQTKYGNANAWRYCTKVFDMLTVAALIDEQILCVHGGLSPDIKTLDQIRTIERNQEIPHKGAFCDLVWSDPEDVDTWAISPRGAGWLFGAKVTNEFVHINNLKLICRAHQLVHEGYKFMFDEKLVTVWSAPNYCYRCGNIASIMVFKDVNTREPKLFRAVPDSERVIPPRTTTPYFL comes from the exons cGGCTATGTGACTACGTTTGTGACCTCCTGTTGGAAGAATCAAATGTCCAGCCAGTATCAACACCAGTAACAGTGTGTGGAGACATACATGGACAG ttttatgaCCTTTGTGAACTATTCAGAACTGGAGGTCAGGTTCCTGACACAAACTACATATTTATG GGTGATTTTGTAGACCGAGGTTACTATAGTTTGGAGACCTTCACTTACCTTCTTGCACTAAAGGCTAAATGGCCTGATCGTATTACACTTTTGCGAGGAAATCATGAGAGTAGACAGATAACACAGGTGTATGGATTTTATG ATGAGTGCCAAACCAAATATGGAAATGCTAATGCCTGGAGATACTGTACCAAAGTTTTTGACATGCTCACAGTAGCAGCT TTAATAGATGAGCAGATTTTGTGTGTTCATGGTGGTTTATCTCCTGATATCAAAACACTGGATCAAATTCGAACCATTGAACGGAATCAGGAAATTCCCCATAAAGGAGCATTTTGTGATCTGGTTTGGTCAGATCCTGAAGATGTGGATACTTGGGCAATCAGTCCCCGAGGAGCAGGTTGGCTTTTTGGCGCAAAGGTCACAAATGAG TTTGTTCATATCAACAACCTAAAACTCATCTGCAGAGCACATCAATTAGTGCATGAAGGCTATAAATTTATGTTTGATGAGAAGCTGGTAACAGTATGGTCTGCTCCTAATTACTGCTATCGTTGTGGAAATATTGCTTCAATCATGGTCTTCAAAGATGTAAATACAAGAGAACCAAAGTTATTCCGGGCAGTTCCAGATTCAGAACGTGTTATTCCTCCCAGAACGACGACGCCGTATTTTCTCTGA